A genomic window from Cytobacillus suaedae includes:
- a CDS encoding PAS domain S-box protein produces MGKNEQLLSTSCEVELFKKENERLRRELDNYKELSKNFSNDSKFKLLFNSISDAVYYFKEYETGIAGEFIEVNEVAYTRLGYTREEMLKMSPNDIDFHSNEELKELLTSIYFNETTTFETIHIHKDGSHIPVEIKTHIFNVDGDKFILSVCRDMTYRRKAEESLRRLESFYNHSSEGIAIFDLDGRVMQANKAFEVIFGYTEAEVKGKRLPVTPDFTMKDAEFLLKESLKGNSIKDFETIKQRKDGEFITVGITMSPLRDEKTNEIYALAGLVRDITEQHATRVQLESFINHNLDPILIFNNEEKLIRTNGAFERVFGWKEINLLGIPIHEMPIIPSEKMTEVMNYTEVIRASNGIKGIETYRLRKDGTLVDVLLTTFSIRNEFNKDTWFVVILKDITEKKKAEKLLVDSEKLSVAGELAASIAHEIRNPITAIKGFLQIMEEGFFDKAYYRVIDSEMDRIELILKELLLLAKPQIPKLERKNICEALEQSIALLSAQANLNSIVIKKEYEIANYPIICEENKLKQVFINVIKNAIEAMPNGGHLSIQLQAIFDSKKLLIYFIDQGYGIPENVLSRLGEPFYTTKEKGTGLGFMVCKSIIEDHGGEINVFSEVNIGTKIEIVLPLVDNN; encoded by the coding sequence ATGGGTAAAAATGAGCAGCTGCTAAGTACATCATGTGAAGTAGAATTATTTAAAAAAGAGAATGAACGGTTAAGACGAGAATTAGATAATTATAAGGAATTGAGTAAGAACTTTTCTAATGATAGTAAGTTTAAACTGCTATTTAATAGTATTTCTGATGCTGTGTACTATTTTAAAGAATATGAAACTGGTATTGCAGGTGAATTTATTGAGGTAAATGAAGTCGCATATACTAGATTGGGATATACTCGAGAAGAAATGCTGAAAATGTCACCAAATGACATAGACTTTCATTCAAATGAAGAATTAAAAGAGCTTTTAACTTCAATATACTTTAATGAAACAACAACATTCGAAACGATTCATATACATAAAGATGGTAGTCATATACCTGTTGAGATAAAGACACATATCTTTAATGTCGACGGTGATAAATTTATCCTTTCAGTTTGTAGAGACATGACCTATAGGAGAAAAGCGGAAGAATCATTACGTAGATTAGAATCTTTTTACAATCATAGCTCAGAAGGAATAGCTATATTCGACCTGGATGGCAGAGTTATGCAAGCAAATAAAGCATTTGAGGTCATTTTTGGGTATACAGAAGCTGAAGTGAAGGGAAAACGACTTCCTGTTACACCCGATTTTACAATGAAGGATGCTGAATTTCTATTAAAAGAATCACTAAAAGGCAATAGTATTAAAGACTTTGAAACTATTAAGCAAAGAAAAGATGGGGAGTTTATAACGGTTGGCATTACAATGTCCCCACTACGGGATGAAAAGACGAATGAGATTTATGCATTGGCTGGTTTAGTTAGAGATATTACGGAACAACATGCCACCAGGGTTCAACTAGAGTCTTTTATTAACCATAATTTAGACCCCATTCTAATTTTTAATAATGAAGAAAAGCTAATTAGAACAAACGGTGCATTTGAACGAGTATTTGGTTGGAAGGAAATTAACTTATTGGGAATACCAATACATGAAATGCCTATCATTCCTAGTGAAAAAATGACAGAAGTAATGAATTATACTGAAGTTATAAGGGCGAGTAATGGAATTAAAGGGATAGAAACCTATCGATTAAGAAAAGACGGCACACTTGTTGATGTATTATTAACTACTTTTTCTATCAGGAATGAATTTAATAAAGACACATGGTTTGTTGTCATCTTAAAAGATATTACGGAAAAGAAAAAAGCAGAAAAGTTATTAGTTGATTCAGAAAAACTTTCTGTAGCCGGTGAATTAGCTGCAAGTATTGCGCACGAAATTCGAAATCCCATTACTGCTATTAAAGGATTCCTTCAAATTATGGAGGAGGGATTCTTTGATAAGGCCTATTATAGAGTAATAGATTCTGAAATGGATAGAATTGAACTAATCTTAAAAGAACTACTTTTATTGGCAAAACCTCAAATTCCTAAGTTAGAGCGAAAGAATATTTGTGAAGCACTTGAACAATCCATAGCTTTACTAAGTGCGCAAGCAAATTTGAATAGTATTGTAATAAAGAAAGAATATGAGATTGCTAACTACCCTATAATTTGTGAAGAAAATAAATTAAAACAGGTGTTTATTAATGTTATAAAAAATGCAATAGAGGCTATGCCTAATGGAGGACATTTGAGTATCCAGTTGCAAGCAATTTTTGATAGTAAGAAATTACTTATCTATTTTATAGACCAAGGGTATGGTATTCCAGAAAATGTCTTATCTAGACTTGGAGAACCTTTTTATACGACTAAAGAAAAAGGGACAGGGTTAGGATTTATGGTGTGTAAAAGTATTATAGAAGATCATGGCGGGGAAATAAATGTCTTTAGTGAAGTTAACATCGGTACTAAAATAGAAATTGTTTTACCGTTGGTTGATAACAATTAA
- a CDS encoding DUF350 domain-containing protein, which yields MTFLELFLSTLTYIGTAVVLLIVGIVLFEVTTKNKEMQLIKNGNKAAVYAFGGRILGLAIVLYAAISNSVNLYDMLIWGALAIVIQIALFYLAELLTPTFNITKAIDDDNQAVGLFLLFLSLSIGLIIAASLTY from the coding sequence ATGACATTTTTAGAGTTGTTTTTATCAACACTAACATACATAGGAACAGCAGTAGTACTTTTGATCGTAGGTATTGTATTATTTGAAGTAACAACTAAGAATAAAGAGATGCAGTTAATTAAAAATGGTAATAAGGCAGCTGTATATGCGTTTGGTGGAAGGATTCTAGGCTTAGCAATTGTTCTTTATGCAGCCATTTCAAATTCGGTAAATTTATATGATATGCTTATTTGGGGAGCTTTAGCGATTGTGATTCAAATTGCTTTGTTTTATCTAGCAGAATTATTGACACCTACCTTTAATATTACGAAGGCGATCGATGACGATAACCAGGCTGTTGGATTGTTTCTATTATTTTTATCTCTTTCAATTGGATTAATTATTGCGGCTTCGTTAACTTATTAA
- a CDS encoding glutathionylspermidine synthase family protein: MSPDFNRADHIDVRKKFYADIPSFWPDLHDTEYALYDIVCFSKDDISEIRLATNRIGHLFFKTAKLLRHSEDETLREIDIPEAAIPYIREISLPVETVIARVDLVQTSDGLKVLELNADTPTFEKEVFSVNQKVVQHFGLEDPNEGYEAQLGNAIDKAIIESHIRSNHTHDPYVVFTSHDDHPEDRLTTLYLMGLSSLPASYHPLHSLQIIQNEGLFDENGRRIDVLYRQTYPMEHLVEDVDSASNEKVGLQLLELVALKKLSIVNPISAFLLQSKAVQAVIWGMMELKHPYFTEQEREWIRTYFLPTYLESDPFIKQGKKYVKKPSFGREGDTVEIFNSVGQKIEEDSYKTYQSSLPVFQQYVDLPSHSIKTVEGLKEGKLLIGSFLVNGKASGIGVRAGNQITDNNAYFLPVGMK, from the coding sequence ATGTCACCCGATTTTAACCGTGCAGATCACATTGATGTACGAAAGAAATTTTACGCCGATATCCCATCATTTTGGCCAGACCTACATGATACCGAGTATGCACTCTATGACATTGTCTGTTTTTCAAAGGATGACATATCAGAAATAAGACTTGCAACAAATCGAATTGGACATCTATTTTTTAAAACAGCGAAGTTATTAAGGCATTCTGAGGATGAAACCTTAAGAGAGATTGATATTCCAGAAGCAGCTATCCCCTATATAAGGGAAATAAGCCTTCCTGTTGAAACAGTAATTGCTAGGGTAGACCTTGTTCAAACAAGTGATGGGCTTAAGGTACTTGAATTAAACGCTGATACACCTACATTTGAAAAAGAAGTGTTTTCAGTTAATCAGAAGGTTGTACAACACTTTGGGCTTGAGGATCCAAATGAGGGTTACGAAGCTCAATTGGGGAATGCCATAGATAAAGCGATTATTGAATCTCATATTCGCTCAAATCATACCCACGACCCATACGTAGTGTTTACATCACATGATGATCACCCTGAAGATCGGCTAACTACTCTATATCTAATGGGTCTATCAAGCCTGCCAGCTTCTTACCACCCTTTACATAGTCTTCAAATAATACAAAATGAAGGGTTATTTGATGAAAATGGGAGAAGGATAGACGTTCTTTATAGACAGACGTATCCAATGGAGCATTTAGTAGAAGATGTAGATTCTGCTTCAAATGAAAAAGTAGGTTTACAGCTATTAGAGCTTGTTGCCTTAAAAAAACTCTCAATTGTTAATCCAATCTCAGCGTTTCTACTTCAATCAAAAGCTGTTCAAGCAGTCATTTGGGGTATGATGGAGTTAAAGCATCCTTATTTCACGGAGCAGGAAAGAGAGTGGATTCGTACGTATTTTCTACCGACCTATCTGGAAAGTGATCCATTTATTAAGCAGGGGAAAAAGTATGTTAAGAAACCGAGTTTTGGACGCGAAGGTGACACAGTAGAGATTTTTAACAGTGTTGGCCAGAAAATTGAAGAAGATTCATATAAAACCTATCAATCCTCGTTGCCGGTGTTTCAACAATATGTTGACCTACCGAGCCATTCTATTAAAACAGTTGAGGGTTTGAAAGAAGGAAAACTCTTAATTGGTAGTTTTTTAGTGAATGGAAAAGCGAGTGGGATAGGGGTAAGAGCGGGTAACCAGATTACAGATAATAATGCCTATTTTTTACCCGTAGGTATGAAATAA